Proteins from a genomic interval of Candidatus Cloacimonadaceae bacterium:
- a CDS encoding FecR family protein — protein MKKIILISLLMFLSLSLLTANAVALFTASKGKVELRRSAKNVKFKTGDMLNNNDEIRTGTESFAAYKFIDATSTIKIFSNSFVKISATKSGDDLNKKTQVNSGSVYARVTSNKGSMIVQTPTTVASVKGTGFMTKFTQDGETYYIVTHGIVDVKVLETGENQSIDAGYTAYIDKDSNMIVRESTEEDLTELERAEIESAQNTEPRKMIIPVADEQGRIKLIEITY, from the coding sequence ATGAAAAAGATCATATTGATATCGCTGCTCATGTTTCTGAGCTTATCGCTGCTCACCGCAAACGCCGTGGCTCTCTTCACTGCTTCCAAAGGCAAGGTGGAGCTTAGACGCTCCGCCAAAAACGTCAAATTCAAAACCGGAGACATGCTCAACAACAACGATGAGATCCGCACTGGAACTGAATCCTTCGCTGCCTACAAGTTCATCGACGCTACTTCCACGATCAAGATCTTCTCAAATTCATTCGTCAAGATCTCTGCTACTAAGAGTGGAGACGATTTGAACAAAAAAACACAAGTCAATTCCGGCAGCGTCTATGCCAGAGTCACATCAAACAAAGGCAGCATGATTGTGCAGACCCCAACCACCGTGGCATCCGTCAAGGGAACGGGATTCATGACCAAGTTCACCCAAGACGGCGAAACCTACTATATCGTGACCCATGGCATCGTCGATGTCAAGGTGCTTGAAACGGGTGAAAACCAATCCATAGACGCCGGATACACGGCATACATAGACAAAGACAGCAATATGATAGTGCGCGAAAGCACTGAAGAAGATTTGACTGAGCTCGAGCGCGCCGAGATCGAATCCGCGCAGAACACCGAGCCGCGGAAAATGATCATTCCCGTGGCGGACGAGCAAGGGCGGATCAAATTGATCGAGATCACCTATTGA
- a CDS encoding D-alanine--D-alanine ligase, translating to MKKIAVLLGGNSSEREVSLMSGRAIADELKVLGYQVLEIDPGAYGKVSQLLELLESEQIDLVFNALHGGSGENGVMQAALSLSGIRFTGSDFRSCCFAMDKYVSKLIAASEGIPVPDCILLREDLLHDYNDPVDYQGFIDRLGLPLIVKPNDGGSSVGISKINDINDLKPAVELAFRYSDGVLLEQFIPGRELTVTVLGAEAMPLVEIKPLNGWYDYGNKYTKGKTEYIAPAHIEDETAKLVQVFALRVWKAFSCRGYARVDFRYDGEKAYFLELNTLPGMTSLSLTPMAAKAAGMDFGQLLEHIIKAI from the coding sequence ATGAAGAAAATTGCCGTGTTGTTGGGAGGAAATTCTTCCGAACGAGAAGTCTCGCTAATGAGCGGAAGAGCGATCGCGGACGAGCTCAAAGTATTGGGCTATCAGGTCTTGGAGATTGATCCGGGGGCTTATGGAAAAGTGTCCCAATTGCTTGAGCTACTGGAAAGCGAGCAGATCGATCTGGTGTTCAACGCGCTGCACGGAGGCAGCGGAGAAAACGGCGTCATGCAAGCAGCGCTGAGTCTTTCCGGAATCAGATTCACTGGTTCGGATTTCAGATCCTGCTGTTTCGCCATGGATAAATATGTTTCCAAACTCATCGCCGCCTCGGAAGGTATCCCCGTTCCGGACTGCATCCTGCTGAGGGAAGACCTTTTGCACGACTATAACGATCCCGTGGACTATCAGGGCTTCATCGACAGACTGGGGCTCCCGCTGATCGTGAAACCAAACGATGGCGGATCTTCCGTGGGAATCTCCAAGATCAACGATATCAATGATCTCAAGCCCGCGGTGGAACTCGCTTTCAGGTATTCGGACGGAGTCCTTTTAGAACAATTTATCCCCGGACGCGAACTCACCGTCACGGTTTTGGGCGCTGAAGCAATGCCCCTGGTGGAGATCAAACCCCTCAACGGATGGTATGACTATGGCAACAAATATACCAAAGGCAAAACTGAATACATCGCCCCTGCCCACATAGAGGATGAAACCGCGAAACTGGTGCAGGTCTTTGCTCTGCGCGTCTGGAAGGCTTTTTCCTGCCGGGGCTATGCCAGGGTGGATTTTCGCTATGATGGAGAAAAAGCATATTTTCTGGAGCTGAACACGCTGCCGGGAATGACATCGCTGAGCCTGACTCCGATGGCTGCCAAAGCGGCAGGCATGGATTTTGGACAGCTTCTAGAACATATAATCAAAGCAATATAA
- a CDS encoding GNAT family N-acetyltransferase, whose amino-acid sequence MYELLIQTPDTLSWRAEAPLWVHPVFIKSAAEMSNADAKLLLCYKGSQLFAAMPLYEKKLLGRKRLINPVGAYYQGLFFNWEDNMPPNRRLLDALQITGALAKYLKSNYRKMQINLTPEITDVRGFVWNGLKAKPLYTFTHDLAKPLQPLSDERKQLNRAVETGFVFGEEFVPMRYIELMKAMQTRKNHHTDMDYPRLAKHLDQLHEAGLMRQYNLYMGGNIVSANILLHNNTRTAYTISRATDIEALKQGASSWHSKCLIEALAGEFDYLDFCGANDPDVGRFKAALGLELRLFFQIHT is encoded by the coding sequence ATGTATGAATTACTGATCCAAACTCCGGACACGCTTTCATGGCGAGCTGAAGCTCCCTTGTGGGTGCATCCGGTGTTTATCAAATCCGCAGCCGAGATGAGCAATGCCGATGCCAAGCTGTTGCTTTGCTATAAAGGATCACAGCTCTTCGCTGCGATGCCGCTCTATGAGAAAAAACTACTCGGTCGGAAGCGTCTGATCAATCCCGTGGGAGCATATTATCAAGGCTTGTTTTTCAACTGGGAGGATAATATGCCTCCCAATCGCAGGCTGCTGGATGCTTTGCAAATCACTGGCGCATTGGCAAAGTATCTCAAAAGCAACTATCGCAAGATGCAGATCAATCTCACACCTGAGATCACCGACGTGCGCGGATTTGTCTGGAACGGATTGAAAGCCAAGCCTCTATATACATTTACGCACGATCTTGCAAAACCTCTCCAACCGCTGAGTGATGAACGAAAGCAGCTAAACCGCGCTGTTGAGACCGGCTTTGTGTTCGGCGAAGAGTTCGTTCCAATGCGCTATATTGAGCTCATGAAAGCCATGCAGACCCGCAAAAACCATCACACAGATATGGATTATCCCCGTCTGGCGAAACATCTTGACCAATTGCATGAAGCAGGTTTGATGCGCCAATATAACCTATACATGGGTGGAAACATCGTCAGCGCAAACATCCTTTTGCATAATAACACCCGCACAGCATATACAATCAGCCGAGCCACCGACATCGAGGCGCTGAAACAAGGTGCCAGCAGTTGGCATAGTAAATGCCTGATCGAAGCTCTGGCGGGAGAATTTGACTATTTGGATTTCTGCGGTGCCAACGATCCGGACGTGGGAAGATTCAAAGCAGCTTTGGGCTTAGAACTAAGGTTGTTTTTCCAGATTCACACTTGA
- a CDS encoding response regulator gives MSSRILLVDDDRLLREVIGEYLSSRGYEVDLAEDGEHALAKFSPGRYRLAILDLVMPGMNGLELMAKILAQDKEIFCLIMTGYPTIDSAYKSMIEGASDYIIKPFQLMELLNIVQKFVP, from the coding sequence ATGAGTTCCCGGATTCTTTTAGTTGACGATGACAGACTACTGAGAGAAGTGATCGGGGAATATCTGTCCTCAAGAGGCTATGAGGTTGATTTAGCAGAAGATGGAGAGCACGCTTTGGCAAAATTCAGCCCCGGAAGATATCGGCTTGCCATTCTTGACTTGGTGATGCCGGGGATGAACGGACTGGAATTGATGGCAAAGATATTGGCGCAGGACAAGGAAATATTTTGCCTGATCATGACCGGGTATCCAACGATAGATTCGGCATACAAATCCATGATAGAAGGCGCTTCGGACTATATCATCAAACCATTCCAATTGATGGAACTGCTCAATATCGTGCAAAAGTTTGTCCCATAA